A stretch of Cherax quadricarinatus isolate ZL_2023a chromosome 24, ASM3850222v1, whole genome shotgun sequence DNA encodes these proteins:
- the LOC128690719 gene encoding uncharacterized protein, whose protein sequence is MNIMLQVTPLNILFSGRTYWLKKLWETSVTLAATALLVYQVSFSLTVYLDKPTIFMLSLEPIPVYRLPQLSICPYPPFEPRALNSLGLNQSTQYLQYIENYMTLLGIPNEVTAGELWQRASWNLGQVIKTTFLDEETINYKPSETLSSLWRRSYSPLGPCLTLNAPEGMREALIILHGAPPVKPCMIPNENGTLEKYNRFPPQCERISVMCNSSCGLEDAVYYRRLRFDKMNIYFHETPVYADHEPMTEEDTWKYSDQLFDGNYILMEISKSDSLGSYPQLIDSSFIKGACESSNSYSHSQCFRQLHIHKTLHELGCYPLFSSLLGKSSKYVCSSPHILEKMFWTEYMNKVSCPQRCKRQRWTHDITTASYHDFTIILKAMSTDVRRETELETYPLSKFFSDMGGSLGLFLGLSVLSFLEFLITVTKHLWGLKIKVINQTKKRHIEALTKYTILVGLSILTSVHCLEALRMYLTQPRLTAVSIKFSSSWEEDDIITLVSRRLATRALDCRPEETRHEECMMWCLLEGAVSGVAPFLNLEGLPACQQVTFSLPSYVYLVPPELLLMATLTEKVEKCRRWCLHLPHNKTTAPRMIMSVDKNYYSANSLQLISSIGGIIGLYLGYSIFDFLNYSQSLLIARRSYVLAGISKKLLSTILRVIKITILLFSAVLACWQVYTFLINHMISSSIKQTPRARRSECLSFTVCRWPPLSLPHVATQLRLNITEADLLKLPREKRQPELLRMLEAMPGNWSVSLDELWFRAAWNITDVVEGFQAVMKERKMLTGFCNDSSMCQKVWKPVMTPLNRCFSLNAVFGNSDITEITLIFPQSLEKTSILGQSPQIYFTVNPSNEPVLMANMVPKTAYHRIIATHHTASYKRLGQDNGERLGENITHSSCVHRCLSEGASDHLHCRLPYVSWRPDLDECDQNQYTAVHRFFKGLGGIGDWNNVKDNENVSQDLLNLHDKCYKECRHLQHTFFAMTVEKVLDKYPTVVVRFSEEEEVVVREEDRYPLSSLLSDLGCIAGTTAGFSLLFVLKELVPRAMTRGQPHT, encoded by the exons ATGAACATCATGTTGCAAGTGACGCCACTCAATATTCTATTCTCTGG AAGGACGTACTGGCTAAAGAAGTTGTGGGAAACTAGTGTGACGCTGGCAGCCACCGCACTCTTGGTGTACCAAGTAAGCTTCAGCTTGACAGTATACCTGGACAAGCCAACAATCTTTATGTTGTCTCTGGAACCAATCCCTGTCTACCGCCTCCCACAACTGTCCATCTGCCCATATCCACCTTTCGAGCCTAGAGCGCTGAACTCCTTGGGTCTCAACCAATCAACTCAATACCTCCAATATATAGAAAATTATATGACACTTCTCGGCATCCCTAATGAGGTAACGGCGGGTGAGCTATGGCAGAGAGCAAGCTGGAACTTGGGTCAGGTCATTAAAACAACGTTCTTGGACGAAGAAACGATTAATTACAAGCCCTCTGAGACACTCTCATCTCTATGGCGTAGGTCCTATTCCCCACTTGGCCCCTGTTTGACCCTCAACGCCCCTGAAGGTATGAGAGAAGCCCTAATCATACTTCATGGTGCGCCACCAGTAAAACCTTGTATGATTCCCAATGAAAACGGGACGCTAGAAAAATACAACAGGTTTCCCCCACAGTGTGAGCGTATCTCGGTCATGTGTAACTCCTCATGTGGACTTGAGGACGCCGTATACTATAGACGACTGCGATTTGATAAAATGAATATCTACTTCCACGAGACTCCAGTATACGCTGATCATGAGCCAATGACAGAAGAGGATACATGGAAATATTCTGACCAGCTGTTTGATGGCAATTATATTTTGATGGAAATATCAAAGTCTGATAGCTTGGGATCTTATCCACAGCTAATTGACTCTTCATTTATCAAGGGAGCATGTGAATCCAGTAACTCTTACAGCCATTCTCAGTGTTTCCGCCAGCTTCACATCCACAAAACACTACACGAGTTGGGCTGCTATCCTCTTTTTTCATCACTCTTAGGAAAATCCTCAAAGTATGTTTGCAGCTCACCACACATCCTGGAGAAGATGTTTTGGACAGAATACATGAATAAAGTTTCCTGTCCTCAAAGGTGTAAGAGACAAAGGTGGACCCATGACATTACTACAGCTTCTTATCACGACTTCACCATCATCCTTAAAGCGATGTCGACAGACGTGAGACGTGAGACAGAATTGGAGACTTACCCTTTGTCTAAGTTCTTCTCTGATATGGGCGGAAGTCTAGGTCTCTTCCTTGGTTTGTCTGTCTTAAGTTTTCTTGAATTCTTAATAACAGTAACAAAGCATTTATGGGGGTTAAAAATAAAAGTTATTAATCAAACAAAGAAGCGTCATATTGAAGCTTTAACAAAGTACACAATTCTGGTGGGGCTTTCCATACTGACGAGTGTTCACTGCCTGGAGGCTCTACGCATGTATCTGACTCAGCCAAGATTGACGGCAGTGTCGATAAAATTCTCGTCGTCTTGGGAAGAGGACGACATCATCACACTGGTTTCCCGACGTCTGGCCACTCGTGCTTTAGACTGCCGACCTGAGGAGACACGTCACGAAGAATGTATGATGTGGTGTTTGCTGGAGGGTGCAGTTAGTGGAGTGGCGCCCTTTTTAAATCTCGAAGGTTTACCTGCCTGCCAGCAAGTTACTTTTTCTCTACCGTCTTATGTTTACTTGGTGCCTCCCGAGCTTCTGCTGATGGCGACGCTGACGGAGAAAGTAGAGAAGTGCCGGCGATGGTGTCTTCACTTGCCACACAATAAGACGACGGCTCCTAGGATGATCATGAGTGTAGATAAGAACTACTATTCAGCTAATTCTTTGCAACTTATCTCTAGTATAGGAGGAATAATTGGTCTATATTTGGGATATTCTATCTTTGATTTTCTAAACTACAGTCAGTCTCTCTTAATAGCACGAAGGTCCTATGTATTGGCTGGAATATCTAAAAAATTATTATCGACGATTCTTCGTGTAATAAAGATAACTATTCTTTTATTCAGTGCGGTTTTGGCTTGCTGGCAGGTTTACACTTTTCTCATAAATCATATGATATCATCGTCGATCAAACAGACCCCGAGGGCCAGGCGGAGTGAGTGTCTGTCGTTTACGGTGTGTCGGTGGCCTCCGCTTAGCCTCCCCCATGTTGCCACCCAACTGAGactcaacattactgaggcagACTTACTAAAGCTTCCCAGAGAGAAGAGACAGCCGGAGTTGTTGAGGATGTTGGAGGCAATGCCTGGAAACTGGTCAGTATCATTGGATGAGCTTTGGTTTCGTGCTGCATGGAACATTACTGACGTTGTGGAAGGCTTCCAGGCAGTTATGAAAGAAAGGAAGATGCTCACTGGTTTCTGTAATGACTCTTCCATGTGTCAGAAGGTGTGGAAGCCTGTAATGACACCACTCAACCGATGCTTCTCTCTCAACGCTGTGTTTGGTAATTCTGATATTACTGAGATCACTCTGATCTTTCCTCAGTCTCTGGAAAAGACGAGTATTTTAGGACAAAGTCCTCAGATTTACTTCACCGTGAACCCTTCGAATGAACCGGTACTGATGGCCAACATGGTGCCGAAGACTGCGTATCATAGAATTATAGCAACGCACCACACCGCCAGTTACAAGCGTCTGGGCCAGGATAATGGTGAACGACTTGGTGAGAACATCACCCATAGTTCCTGCGTCCACAGGTGTCTTTCTGAGGGTGCCTCAGATCACCTACACTGCCGCTTACCTTATGTATCGTGGAGGCCAGACTTGGACGAATGTGATCAAAACCAATACACTGCTGTGCATAGATTCTTCAAAGGTTTAGGAGGGATCGGTGACTGGAATAatgtcaaagacaatgaaaatgtCTCCCAAGACCTCCTTAATTTACACGACAAATGTTACAAGGAATGTCGCCACTTACAACACACATTCTTCGCTATGACAGTCGAGAAAGTGTTAGACAAGTACCCGACAGTGGTGGTGCGGTTCTCTgaagaggaagaggtggtagtgagggaagagGACCGCTACCCGTTGTCCAGCCTCCTGAGTGATCTGGGTTGCATTGCGGGCACCACTGCAGGGTTTTCCCTCCTGTTTGTACTGAAAGAGTTAGTGCCGCGAGCGATGACACGAGGGCAGCCACACACCTGA
- the LOC128690979 gene encoding serine-rich adhesin for platelets-like, giving the protein MSSIHKQSSHTSKSFSSTSSNDNGSRGRSSADDLWDFYLPISRKGRFFKDSSFDHARDQFDSAIADALKKWGEEDLLKETWDDADMRFSNNLSRYRKLRSHNLKEDNQAATVTSDNTCHKIVMDVHDFMDGEVKVKVVGDRELVVEGRIDPKARELSASSNTFKRRFSLPDSINIDAITSVMSLDGILTITAPKTTHQTKEDSTIPIRVTGAKTNVTETRTSSSTSQAGSGTTSTKVTDSGQEKRETAKSQQVPIQVNSTQTSSQTVDGFTDSKADSKTSAENGAKKQSSSGYRNSTTEQKSDSEQREHWAGKQGNTETKTQTSTSSTSTEFPDIPFSLRDFVPIKRRGHFFDDSFFEDTRSDFKNAVNEVLRKWDTDDFLKDAWDDTDLHLSSNLKRYRRLRSHDMNEDNQAVTVTSDNTCHKIVMDVHDFMDGEVKVKVVGDRELVVEGRIDPTKARELSASSNTFKRRFSLPDSTNIDAITSAMSLDGILTITAPKTVNQPQEEGSTIPIKLTGTKTSVTETHTSTSTSQTASGNSASAEKLSEIHEEGCLKNELRTNITESVQHEEDKPTPVKTDTSTAVDESISQMKGSQESSEQFTYSQATSRNSASDLIGTQTVDQKTGEDVKKQEEKVTDERVFASESSKGIAIPIKTRGVFFNDTFFEDTWKDYQDAVRDVVIKWGDCSTCDDLTCYRKLRTRDLKDENQAVRSSEDESNYKVVVDVQDFMKGGEISVKVEDARELVVEGHVQQEAGGAKSLKHFLRRFVLPSEVVVESVTSVMSSDGVLTITAPKTSSKLHFKDDGVKQSESVRDSTEQVVRLDAGVTNTQSSADRYTDHSRESCSTVSTSSQSSAIPVQLTSQAQFEKASEITVDTREERAENAQHKSGASQESRINFDDADTHKEAAEKNCTFLEESDTDTVHRRLQKESRAKSESDDDMEAGSSTKIREYLDVDPAYKNRLLNIKTRGLFFDDSFFLESRPNFKTAVKDVLRKSHEEFSPDDDGISAYRNLRLRDLKLENQAVHVDDDRYTQMILLDVYDFLGGEVTAKVVEGKELVVEGRAQRQSGTSLTILSFLRRFPLPDRADLTAIMAVMSSDGVLLIIVPKLKKYSKDKALNKEACIERHSRMDVDVGRGLREKNVRESSRESEGRSLGSFLSTGLRHSPELSSFRKEMSTDSQHSRMDNFSDTGHSWDDRKMQDSSRASSSASSSTYQHSTDLF; this is encoded by the exons ATGTCATCCATTCACAAGCAAAGCTCACACACCAGCAAAAGCTTCAGTTCCACAAGCAGTAATGACAACGGGTCTCGGGGCAGGAGCTCAGCAGATGACCTCTGGGACTTCTACTTACCCATCAGCCGAAAGGGCCGCTTCTTTAAGGACTCCTCATTTGACCACGCACGTGACCAGTTTGATTCTGCAATCGCAGACGCTCTGAAGAAGTGGGGGGAGGAAGACCTCCTGAAAGAGACGTGGGATGACGCTGACATGCGTTTCTCCAATAATCTCAGCCGCTATAGGAAGTTGCGATCCCATAACCTGAAGGAAGACAACCAGGCGGCCACCGTCACCTCCGATAACACCTGCCATAAG ATTGTGATGGACGTTCATGACTTCATGGACGGGgaagtgaaggtgaaggtggtgggGGACAGGGAACTGGTGGTGGAGGGTCGCATAGACCCCAAGGCTAGAGAACTGTCTGCCTCCTCCAACACATTCAAACGTCGCTTCTCCCTCCCAGACTCCATCAACATTGATGCTATCACCTCCGTCATGTCCCTCGATGGTATCCTCACTATTACAGCTCCAAAAACC ACACATCAAACAAAAGAAGATTCCACAATTCCAATCAGAGTCACTGGAGCAAAGACCAATGTGACAGAGACCCGGACATCCAGCTCGACTTCTCAGGCAGGGTcaggcaccaccagcaccaaggtGACAGACTCTGGCCAAGAAAAGCGCGAAACTGCTAAATCACAACAGGTTCCTATCCAAGTTAACTCGACTCAGACAAGTTCACAAACTGTTGATGGTTTTACTGATTCAAAAGCTGATTCCAAAACATCTGCTGAAAATGGTGCTAAAAAACAGTCTAGTAGTGGTTACAGGAACTCCACCACAGAACAGAAGAGTGACAGCGAGCagagagaacactgggctgggaAGCAGGGAAACACGGAGACTAAGACTCAGACTTCAACATCGTCAACTTCTACAGAATTCCCTGACATTCCTTTCTCTTTGCGTGATTTTGTACCCATCAAACGAAGGGGGCATTTCTTTGACGATTCATTCTTTGAAGACACTCGGTCAGATTTCAAGAACGCCGTGAACGAGGTGCTAAGAAAATGGGACACGGATGACTTTCTGAAGGATGCGTGGGATGACACAGATCTGCATCTCTCTAGTAACCTCAAACGCTACAGGAGACTACGATCCCACGACATGAATGAGGACAACCAAGCCGTCACCGTCACCTCCGACAACACTTGCCACAAG ATTGTGATGGACGTTCACGACTTCATGGACGGGgaagtgaaggtgaaggtggtgggAGACAGGGAACTGGTGGTGGAGGGTCGCATAGACCCCACCAAGGCTAGAGAATTGTCTGCCTCCTCCAATACATTCAAACGTCGCTTCTCCCTCCCAGACTCCACCAACATTGACGCTATCACCTCCGCCATGTCACTCGATGGTATCCTCACTATTACGGCTCCTAAAACT GTAAACCAACCACAAGAGGAAGGTTCGACGATTCCAATTAAGTTAACAGGAACGAAGACCAGTGTAACAGAGACTCACACGTCCACCTCAACCTCTCAGACAGCTTCTGGCAATTCTGCTTCTGCCGAGAAGCTGTCAGAAATTCACGAGGAAGGATGTCTTAAGAATGAACTTAGAACAAACATTACTGAATCAGTTCAACATGAAGAAGATAAACCAACTCCAGTGAAGACTGACACCTCGACTGCAGTTGATGAAAGTATTTCACAAATGAAAGGATCTCAAGAATCGAGTGAACAATTTACTTATTCTCAAGCAACGTCGAGAAATTCAGCATCGGATTTAATTGGAACACAAACTGTTGACCAGAAGACTGGCGAAGATGTCAAGAAACAGGAAGAAAAGGTGACTGACGAAAGGGTGTTTGCCAGCGAGTCCAGCAAGGGAATAGCCATTCCAATCAAGACTAGAGGAGTCTTCTTTAACGACACTTTCTTTGAGGACACTTGGAAGGACTACCAGGATGCTGTGAGGGACGTGGTGATCAAGTGGGGAGACTGCTCTACTTGTGACGACTTAACCTGCTACAGGAAGTTAAGAACTCGTGACCTGAAGGACGAGAACCAAGCTGTCAGGTCCTCCGAAGACGAATCTAATTATAAg GTTGTTGTTGATGTGCAGGACTTCATGAAGGGTGGAGAGATCAGCGTGAAGGTTGAAGACGCCAGGGAGTTAGTGGTGGAGGGACATGTGCAGCAGGAGGCTGGCGGCGCTAAGTCTCTTAAACATTTCCTACGTCGTTTCGTTCTTCCAAGCGAAGTAGTGGTCGAGTCTGTGACTTCCGTCATGTCTTCAGACGGTGTCCTCACCATCACCGCACCAAAAACA AGCTCAAAGCTCCACTTTAAGGACGATGGTGTGAAGCAAAGTGAGAGCGTGAGAGACTCAACAGAGCAGGTGGTGAGGCTGGACGCCGGGGTGACCAACACACAGTCATCAGCTGACAGATACACTGATCACTCGAGGGAGTCATGTAGCACTGTGTCAACCTCATCACAGTCGTCG gcGATCCCAGTGCAACTTACATCACAAGCCCAATTTGAAAAAGCGAGCGAGATAACTGTGGATACTCGGGAAGAAAGAGCAGAGAACGCACAACACAAGTCTGGTGCTTCCCAGGAAAGTAGGATTAACTTTGACGACGCTGACACTCACAAAGAAGCAGCTGAGAAGAACTGCACCTTCCTCGAGGAGAGTGACACCGACACCGTCCACCGACGACTGCAAAAGGAGAGTCGTGCCAAGAGTGAAAGTGACGATGACATGGAAGCAGGATCTAGCACGAAAATAAGGGAATACTTGGATGTAGACCCAGCCTACAAAAACAGACTCCTTAACATAAAGACAAGAGGGCTCTTCTTCGACGACTCTTTCTTCCTAGAGTCCCGCCCGAACTTCAAGACTGCTGTGAAAGATGTGCTGAGGAAGTCCCACGAAGAATTCTCCCCGGACGACGATGGTATCTCTGCATATCGAAATTTGCGTCTCAGGGATCTCAAACTGGAGAACCAGGCAGTGCACGTCGACGATGATCGCTACACTCAGATG ATACTTCTTGATGTGTATGATTTCCTGGGAGGGGAGGTGACAGCGAAGGTAGTGGAAGGGAAGGAGCTGGTGGTGGAGGGACGAGCACAGAGACAGTCAGGAACTTCCCTCACTATACTAAGCTTCCTCAGACGCTTCCCTCTCCCTGACCGCGCCGACCTGACGGCCATCATGGCTGTCATGTCCTCAGACGGTGTCCTTCTCATCATTGTTCCAAAACTGAAGAAGTACTCGAAAGATAAGGCACTCAACAAGGAAGCTTGTATTGAACGACATTCGAGAATGGACGTTGACGTAGGGCGTGGTTTGAGGGAGAAGAACGTGAGAGAGTCCTCCAGGGAATCTGAAGGCCGCAGTCTAGGGTCATTCCTCTCAACTGGGCTGCGACACTCTCCTGAACTGTCATCTTTCAGAAAGGAAATGTCTACAGACAGTCAGCACTCACGGATGGACAACTTCAGCGACACAGGACACTCTTGGGATGATAGGAAGATGCAAGATTCCTCCCGTGCCTCCAGCAGCGCCTCCAGCAGCACCTACCAACACTCCACAGACTTGTTCTAA